One region of Verrucomicrobiota bacterium genomic DNA includes:
- a CDS encoding NIL domain-containing protein, producing the protein MANAKNKLSATKSDSPTQRRLWLMYPPKLIKEPLIWKLGHKFPVVTNVRQASVTDEIGIVSLELDGKRSDIKAAIKWLEKLGVSVEPVEINVIES; encoded by the coding sequence ATGGCCAACGCAAAGAACAAACTGTCAGCAACCAAGTCTGACTCGCCCACACAGCGCCGTCTTTGGTTGATGTATCCGCCGAAGCTCATCAAGGAACCTCTCATTTGGAAGCTTGGCCATAAATTTCCTGTGGTCACCAACGTCCGCCAGGCCAGTGTCACCGATGAGATTGGCATTGTCAGTCTGGAGTTGGATGGAAAACGAAGCGATATCAAGGCCGCCATCAAATGGCTGGAAAAACTCGGCGTCAGCGTCGAGCCGGTCGAGATCAACGTGATTGAAAGTTGA
- a CDS encoding Uma2 family endonuclease, with translation MNSAVESITRDWTEAELEALPEDGYIHEVVNGELVMSPKNNWYHGRICTRLIIAIGNFAEKHRLGAVLDSSTGFWMFNRNCRAPDVSFVPKSRMETLGFKPSERRFFPGAPDLAVEILSPNNTRAEIDARLKDFFASGTQIAWIIDPESETAEVCHAPTQRKLVGSGALLEGEHLLPGFQFPIAKLFKDWEWE, from the coding sequence ATGAACTCTGCCGTCGAAAGCATCACAAGAGATTGGACTGAGGCCGAGTTGGAGGCCCTGCCGGAGGACGGGTACATCCACGAAGTCGTCAACGGCGAACTGGTTATGAGCCCAAAAAATAATTGGTATCATGGAAGAATCTGCACCCGTTTGATTATTGCCATCGGTAACTTCGCCGAAAAACACCGGCTGGGCGCCGTGCTCGACTCCAGCACCGGCTTCTGGATGTTCAACCGGAACTGCCGCGCTCCGGACGTGTCGTTTGTTCCCAAGAGCCGGATGGAGACGCTGGGATTTAAACCCTCGGAGCGCCGCTTCTTTCCCGGCGCGCCGGATCTCGCCGTCGAGATTCTCTCTCCCAACAACACCCGCGCGGAAATCGACGCGCGCCTCAAAGACTTCTTTGCCAGCGGCACCCAAATCGCCTGGATCATCGATCCCGAAAGCGAAACGGCCGAGGTCTGCCACGCGCCGACGCAACGCAAACTCGTCGGTTCGGGCGCTCTGCTTGAAGGCGAACATCTGCTGCCCGGCTTCCAGTTCCCCATCGCCAAACTCTTCAAGGATTGGGAGTGGGAATGA